The following proteins are encoded in a genomic region of Saccharopolyspora antimicrobica:
- a CDS encoding UdgX family uracil-DNA binding protein (This protein belongs to the uracil DNA glycosylase superfamily, members of which act in excision repair of DNA. However, it belongs more specifically to UdgX branch, whose founding member was found to bind uracil in DNA (where it does not belong), without cleaving it, appears to promote DNA repair by a pathway involving RecA, rather than base excision.), with amino-acid sequence MATESTAAPYVPDRGGLRALEEASRGCRGCDLYRAASQTVFGAGPAPARLMFIGEQPGDREDLEGEPFVGPAGRLLDRALGDAGIDRSSAYLTNVVKHFKFVREERGKRRIHQKPNAAEIRACRPWLTAELQVVRPEIVVCLGATAAKSLLGSSFSVTADRGVLLDFPDVPELGSQRPRLALATVHPSSVVRAPDRRSAFQGLLADLEVVARA; translated from the coding sequence ATGGCGACCGAGTCCACCGCGGCACCGTACGTGCCGGACCGGGGCGGTCTGCGGGCACTGGAGGAGGCGTCCCGCGGCTGCCGCGGCTGCGACCTCTACCGCGCGGCGAGCCAGACGGTGTTCGGCGCGGGGCCTGCCCCGGCGCGGCTGATGTTCATCGGCGAGCAGCCCGGTGACCGGGAGGACCTGGAGGGAGAACCGTTCGTCGGCCCGGCGGGCCGGCTGCTGGACCGCGCGTTGGGCGACGCCGGGATAGACCGGAGCTCGGCATACCTGACCAACGTGGTGAAGCACTTCAAGTTCGTGCGGGAGGAGCGGGGGAAGCGCCGCATCCACCAGAAGCCGAACGCCGCGGAGATCCGCGCCTGCCGCCCATGGCTCACGGCGGAGCTCCAGGTCGTGCGCCCCGAGATCGTGGTCTGCCTCGGAGCGACGGCCGCGAAGTCGTTGCTGGGAAGCAGCTTCAGCGTCACCGCGGACCGCGGTGTGCTCCTGGACTTCCCGGACGTGCCCGAGCTCGGCTCGCAACGGCCCCGCTTGGCGCTCGCCACCGTGCACCCGTCCTCGGTCGTGCGCGCACCGGACCGGCGCTCGGCCTTCCAGGGGTTGCTGGCGGATTTGGAGGTCGTGGCGCGGGCGTGA
- a CDS encoding enolase C-terminal domain-like protein: protein MSPPDTRIRGLRASAYRIPTDLDEADGTLAWTATTIVVVHADVGEVSGLGWTYTDAACADLVRGVLAAAVDGRDGLDVPAAWQSMQRAIRNLGRPGLVSCAMSATEIALWDAAARVVGLPLCRLLGRAGESVPVYGSGGFTSYDDHQLADQLRRWADRLGMPAVKIKIGEGWGRHVDRDLERVDLAREVVGPDTALYVDANGAYAPAQAVRVGTRLDERDVLWFEEPVSSDDLAGLRDVRESVDADVAAGEYGYQLPYFAAMLDAGAVDCLQVDVTRCGGFGEWLRVAALAAARNREISGHCAQNLSAHVALATPNARHLEWFHDHDRIESMLFDGTLDPSGGEVRAELSRPGHGMRLKEPDAHRFRIS, encoded by the coding sequence GTGAGCCCGCCGGACACGCGCATCCGAGGACTGCGGGCCAGCGCGTACCGGATCCCGACGGACCTGGACGAGGCGGACGGAACGCTGGCGTGGACCGCGACGACCATCGTCGTGGTCCACGCCGACGTCGGTGAGGTGAGCGGGCTCGGCTGGACCTACACCGACGCCGCCTGCGCGGACCTCGTGCGCGGTGTGCTCGCGGCGGCGGTCGACGGCCGCGACGGGCTCGACGTGCCGGCGGCGTGGCAGTCGATGCAGCGGGCGATCCGCAACCTCGGCAGGCCGGGCCTGGTGTCGTGCGCGATGTCGGCGACCGAGATCGCGCTGTGGGACGCCGCCGCCCGCGTCGTGGGACTTCCGCTGTGCCGCTTGCTCGGCAGGGCCGGGGAATCGGTTCCGGTCTACGGCAGCGGCGGGTTCACCAGCTACGACGACCACCAGCTCGCCGATCAGCTGCGGCGTTGGGCGGACCGGCTCGGGATGCCCGCGGTGAAGATCAAGATCGGTGAGGGGTGGGGCCGCCACGTCGACCGCGACCTCGAACGGGTCGACCTGGCCCGCGAGGTGGTGGGGCCGGACACCGCGCTCTACGTCGATGCCAACGGCGCGTACGCGCCGGCGCAGGCGGTGCGGGTGGGGACGCGGCTCGACGAACGCGACGTGCTGTGGTTCGAAGAGCCGGTCTCCAGCGATGACCTCGCCGGTCTGCGCGACGTCCGGGAGTCCGTAGATGCTGACGTGGCCGCCGGGGAGTACGGCTACCAGCTCCCCTACTTCGCGGCCATGCTCGACGCCGGAGCGGTCGACTGCCTCCAGGTCGACGTGACCCGCTGCGGCGGTTTCGGCGAATGGCTGCGGGTGGCGGCGCTGGCCGCCGCGCGGAACCGGGAGATCTCCGGGCACTGCGCCCAGAACCTCAGCGCCCACGTCGCGCTGGCCACTCCCAACGCGCGGCACCTGGAGTGGTTCCACGACCACGACCGCATCGAGTCGATGCTGTTCGACGGAACTCTCGACCCCAGCGGTGGCGAGGTGCGCGCCGAACTCTCCCGACCGGGTCACGGCATGAGGCTCAAGGAACCCGACGCGCACCGCTTCCGGATCAGCTGA
- a CDS encoding thiamine pyrophosphate-requiring protein yields the protein MAELVADFLLRRLREWGVDHVFSYAGDGINGLLAAWERAGNKPRFVQSRHEELSAFEAVGYAKFSGRVGVCAATSGPGAIHLLNGLYDAKLDRVPVVALIGQTARSAMGGSYQQEVDLMSLYKDVASEYLEMVTVPEQLPNVLDRAMRTAQTRRTVTAVIVPGDVQTLPYSPPQHEFKMVPSSTGVSGCSVVPDAEGLRAAAEVLNSGERVAIMIGQGARDAAEEVVAVADQLGAGVAKALLGKDVLPDDLPFVTGAAGLLGTKPSYQLMSDCDTLLVIGSSFPYSQFLPQFGQARGVQIDIDPNRIGMRYPFEVNLVGDAQHTLQALLPMLHRKTDRKWRDTIEKNVRDWWDVMERRAHVDAEPLNPERVFHELSPQLPDDVILTSDSGSAANWYARHLKIRRGMRASLSGTLATMGPGAPYATGAKFAHPDRPVIALVGDGAMQMNGLNELITIAHYWQEWSDPRVIIAVLNNGDLNQVTWELRAMSGAPQFIPSQRLPDVGYAAVAEQFGLRGSRIDTPDQVADAWRQALASDRPCVLEFVTDPSVPPIPPRADLDQLEKVTSSLLKGDPEAWSVVREGVKSKLQEFYPRGRGRE from the coding sequence GTGGCGGAACTGGTAGCGGACTTCCTCCTGCGCCGGCTGAGGGAGTGGGGCGTGGACCACGTCTTCTCCTACGCCGGCGACGGGATCAACGGCTTGCTCGCCGCGTGGGAGCGCGCCGGGAACAAGCCCCGGTTCGTGCAGTCCCGGCACGAGGAGCTCTCCGCCTTCGAAGCCGTTGGCTACGCGAAGTTCTCCGGGCGGGTGGGCGTGTGCGCGGCGACTTCCGGCCCGGGAGCGATCCACCTGCTCAACGGCCTCTACGACGCCAAGCTCGACCGGGTTCCGGTGGTCGCGCTGATCGGGCAGACCGCCCGGTCCGCCATGGGCGGCTCCTACCAGCAGGAAGTCGACCTGATGTCGCTGTACAAGGACGTCGCCTCCGAGTACCTGGAGATGGTCACCGTCCCGGAGCAGTTGCCGAACGTGCTGGACAGGGCGATGCGCACCGCCCAGACGCGGCGGACGGTCACCGCCGTCATCGTGCCGGGGGACGTGCAGACGCTGCCGTACTCGCCGCCGCAGCACGAGTTCAAGATGGTGCCATCCAGCACCGGGGTTTCCGGGTGTTCGGTGGTGCCCGACGCGGAGGGGCTGCGCGCCGCCGCCGAGGTGCTCAACTCCGGTGAGCGGGTCGCGATCATGATCGGCCAAGGCGCGCGGGACGCCGCCGAGGAAGTCGTCGCGGTGGCCGACCAGCTCGGTGCCGGAGTCGCCAAGGCCTTGCTGGGCAAGGACGTCCTGCCCGATGACCTGCCGTTCGTCACCGGTGCGGCCGGTCTGCTCGGGACGAAGCCGTCCTACCAGTTGATGAGCGACTGCGACACGCTGCTGGTGATCGGCTCCAGCTTCCCCTACAGCCAGTTCCTGCCGCAGTTCGGCCAGGCGCGCGGGGTGCAGATCGACATCGACCCGAACCGCATCGGCATGCGGTACCCGTTCGAGGTCAACCTCGTCGGCGATGCGCAGCACACGCTGCAGGCGCTGCTGCCGATGCTGCACCGCAAGACCGACCGCAAGTGGCGGGACACCATCGAGAAGAACGTCCGCGACTGGTGGGACGTCATGGAGCGCCGCGCCCACGTCGACGCCGAGCCGCTGAACCCGGAGCGGGTCTTCCACGAGCTCTCCCCGCAGCTGCCCGACGACGTCATCCTGACCTCCGACTCCGGTTCGGCGGCCAACTGGTACGCGCGGCACCTCAAGATCCGGCGCGGCATGCGGGCCTCGCTGTCGGGCACGCTCGCGACGATGGGGCCGGGTGCGCCGTACGCGACCGGGGCCAAGTTCGCCCACCCCGACCGGCCCGTGATCGCGCTCGTCGGGGATGGCGCGATGCAGATGAACGGCCTCAACGAGCTGATCACCATCGCGCACTACTGGCAGGAGTGGTCCGATCCGCGGGTGATCATCGCGGTGCTCAACAACGGCGACCTCAACCAGGTCACCTGGGAGCTGCGCGCGATGAGCGGCGCTCCGCAGTTCATCCCGTCCCAGCGGCTTCCGGACGTCGGCTACGCCGCGGTGGCCGAGCAGTTCGGCCTGCGCGGCAGCAGGATCGACACGCCGGACCAGGTCGCGGACGCGTGGCGGCAGGCGCTGGCGAGCGACCGGCCCTGCGTCCTGGAGTTCGTCACCGATCCGTCCGTGCCGCCGATCCCGCCGCGCGCCGACCTCGACCAGCTGGAGAAGGTCACGAGCTCGCTGCTCAAGGGCGATCCGGAAGCCTGGTCGGTGGTCCGCGAAGGCGTGAAGTCCAAGCTCCAGGAGTTCTACCCGCGGGGCCGTGGCCGCGAGTGA
- a CDS encoding FAD-linked oxidase C-terminal domain-containing protein, with amino-acid sequence MSTDLLERDLLREVDGEIRFDAGARGAYSTDASNYRQVPIGVVLPRSVEAGARAIAVCREHHVPVLSEAGLGVTAHPPDMPASWEGWEDSAVAPHRLGDYLRDLLSLFADHGYEKPALYGHFGHGCVHIRMPFRLKSGPGVARFPAVPAKRRRAGHVLRRIAVRRARRRPGARRTAPLHVRPRDRVRVRGGQGRVRSP; translated from the coding sequence ATGTCGACGGATCTGCTCGAACGCGATCTGCTCCGCGAGGTCGACGGCGAGATCCGCTTCGACGCGGGCGCTCGCGGGGCGTACTCGACGGACGCCTCCAACTACCGCCAGGTCCCGATCGGCGTGGTCCTGCCCCGCAGCGTCGAAGCCGGCGCGCGAGCGATCGCCGTCTGCCGCGAGCACCACGTGCCCGTGCTCTCCGAAGCGGGCCTGGGTGTCACGGCGCATCCGCCGGACATGCCCGCGAGCTGGGAGGGCTGGGAGGACTCGGCCGTCGCGCCGCACCGCCTGGGCGACTACCTGCGCGACCTGCTGTCGCTGTTCGCCGACCACGGGTACGAGAAGCCCGCGCTCTACGGCCACTTCGGGCACGGCTGCGTGCACATCCGGATGCCGTTCCGGCTCAAGTCCGGGCCCGGTGTTGCGCGATTTCCGGCAGTTCCTGCAAAGCGCCGCAGAGCTGGTCACGTCCTACGGCGGATCGCTGTCCGGCGAGCACGGCGACGGCCAGGCGCGCGGCGAACTGCTCCGCTGCATGTTCGGCCCCGCGATCGTGTCCGCGTTCGAGGAGGTCAAGGCCGCGTTCGATCCCCGTGA
- a CDS encoding SDR family oxidoreductase → MSGVAGQQQQYPGATSPMEPVPEDRMDGYQGRGLLSGKRALVTGGDSGIGRAVSVAFAKEGADVSIAYLAAMEDEDAEKTAELVRAEGRRCALHRLDLASEEECERLVRETVEELGGLDVLVNHAGTQAPVEDFTDTTTEQFDRTFKVNVYSVFWLIRAALPHLSAGSSIINTGSVNGLRGNKTLIDYSASKGAIHVLTMSLAQSLATTGVRVNCVAPGPVWTPLIPSTLPAEHVEGFGEHVPMGRMAHPDEIAPSYVFFAAEQLSSYYTGEVLAPVGGETHPG, encoded by the coding sequence ATGTCCGGAGTGGCGGGTCAGCAGCAGCAGTACCCGGGCGCGACTTCCCCGATGGAACCCGTTCCGGAAGACCGGATGGACGGCTATCAGGGCAGGGGCCTGCTGTCGGGGAAGCGGGCGCTGGTCACCGGCGGGGACTCCGGGATCGGCCGAGCTGTTTCGGTGGCCTTCGCCAAGGAGGGCGCGGACGTGTCGATCGCCTACCTCGCCGCCATGGAGGACGAGGACGCCGAGAAGACCGCCGAGCTCGTGCGCGCCGAGGGCAGGCGCTGCGCCCTGCACCGCCTGGACCTCGCGTCCGAGGAGGAGTGCGAGCGCCTCGTCCGCGAGACGGTCGAAGAGCTGGGCGGTCTCGACGTCCTGGTCAACCACGCGGGAACCCAGGCGCCGGTGGAGGACTTCACCGACACCACCACCGAGCAGTTCGACCGCACCTTCAAGGTCAACGTCTACAGCGTGTTCTGGTTGATCCGCGCCGCGCTGCCGCACCTGAGCGCGGGCTCGTCGATCATCAACACCGGGTCGGTCAACGGCTTGCGCGGGAACAAGACGCTCATCGACTACTCCGCGAGCAAGGGCGCCATCCACGTCCTCACCATGTCGTTGGCGCAGTCGCTGGCCACGACGGGTGTTCGGGTGAACTGCGTGGCGCCCGGTCCGGTGTGGACTCCGCTGATCCCGTCGACGTTGCCCGCCGAGCACGTCGAAGGGTTCGGCGAGCACGTGCCGATGGGGCGGATGGCCCATCCCGACGAGATCGCGCCGTCCTACGTCTTCTTCGCGGCCGAGCAGCTCTCGAGCTACTACACCGGCGAAGTGCTGGCCCCGGTCGGCGGTGAGACCCACCCCGGCTGA
- the tal gene encoding transaldolase, giving the protein MRTPLHALAEHGQSAWVDYLSRRFIRDGDLARLVERGLAGVTSNPTIFQGAIAEGDFYDDQLRDLLAAESDPKEIFLAIAREDIRAACDTLREVFDHDQDNLGGWVSLEVDPNLANDTRATIAEVSRLHQMIDRPNLFVKIPGTLAGLPAIEESIARGIPVNVTLLFSLDRHRAAGKAYLRGLRRLRDNGGDLRSVASVASFFVSRVDTEADRRLDAIGGHEELKGTLAIANAKLAYQGYKELFSGPEWEELAAAGANPQRCLWASTSTKNPQYRDVRYVEELIGPQTVNTMTRETLDDFQDHGQVADTLERGVDEARSRLDRFAAVGVDYDDVTAVLEREGVDKFAASFQKLFDEITHKREQLIRS; this is encoded by the coding sequence ATGAGGACACCACTGCACGCGTTGGCGGAGCACGGGCAGAGCGCCTGGGTCGACTACCTGTCCAGGCGGTTCATCCGCGACGGCGACCTGGCCCGCCTCGTCGAGCGGGGCCTGGCCGGGGTGACTTCGAACCCGACGATCTTCCAGGGCGCCATCGCGGAAGGGGACTTCTACGACGACCAGCTCCGCGACCTGCTGGCCGCGGAGTCCGACCCCAAGGAGATCTTCCTGGCCATCGCGCGCGAGGACATCCGGGCCGCGTGCGACACCCTCCGCGAGGTCTTCGACCACGACCAGGACAACCTGGGCGGGTGGGTGTCGCTCGAAGTCGACCCGAACCTGGCGAACGACACCCGGGCCACCATCGCCGAGGTCTCGCGGTTGCACCAGATGATCGACCGGCCGAACCTCTTCGTGAAGATCCCCGGCACGCTGGCCGGGCTGCCCGCCATCGAGGAGTCCATCGCCAGGGGAATCCCGGTCAACGTCACGCTGCTGTTCTCCCTGGACCGGCACCGCGCCGCGGGCAAGGCCTACCTGCGGGGGCTGCGGCGGCTCCGGGACAACGGCGGAGACCTGCGATCGGTCGCCTCGGTGGCGTCGTTCTTCGTGTCGCGCGTCGACACCGAAGCCGACCGCCGGCTCGACGCCATCGGCGGGCACGAGGAGCTCAAGGGCACCCTGGCCATCGCCAACGCCAAACTCGCCTACCAGGGCTACAAGGAGCTGTTCTCGGGTCCCGAGTGGGAGGAGCTCGCCGCCGCCGGCGCGAACCCGCAGCGCTGCCTGTGGGCTTCGACCTCGACGAAGAACCCGCAATACCGCGATGTGCGCTACGTCGAGGAACTCATCGGGCCGCAGACCGTGAACACGATGACGCGGGAGACGCTGGACGACTTCCAGGACCACGGCCAGGTCGCGGACACCCTGGAGCGAGGTGTCGACGAGGCGCGCAGTCGTCTCGACCGGTTCGCCGCCGTCGGCGTCGACTACGACGACGTCACCGCGGTGCTGGAGCGCGAAGGCGTGGACAAGTTCGCCGCGTCGTTCCAGAAGCTGTTCGACGAGATCACGCACAAGCGCGAGCAGCTGATCCGGAGCTGA